The Paenibacillus uliginis N3/975 genome has a window encoding:
- a CDS encoding LysR family transcriptional regulator, producing the protein MIELLEGRFIKTFIVVMEEKSFSRAADKLGYVQSTVTTHIQLLEQVCKQKLFHRLSRGVKPTAAGEKLLKYAYQFVQLGATIEDAMNEMEQPRGTVYLRMQESFFLTRFSSFMQHFGKEYPEVKLRISSGFHQDILDQVLEHAIDFGILPRDPKRNDIVFYPLVEEKLIFIASNTLMMDVETEGVSRLNKEILISFGSICLYHTHASKALKEAGIQVKDAIELPSLEMIKQSVACGIGFALVPEVAVQHELDAGTFKVLPLCPESYSMHGLIVHKNRELSHPARLVKSELIKPSALNTRM; encoded by the coding sequence GTGATTGAATTGCTGGAAGGGAGATTTATTAAAACCTTTATTGTCGTGATGGAAGAAAAAAGCTTTAGCCGTGCAGCGGATAAACTGGGGTATGTTCAGTCCACGGTGACAACCCATATTCAATTGTTAGAGCAAGTGTGTAAACAGAAATTGTTCCACCGATTGTCTCGTGGTGTAAAACCAACAGCGGCTGGTGAAAAACTCTTGAAATATGCCTATCAATTTGTTCAATTAGGAGCTACGATCGAGGATGCTATGAATGAGATGGAACAGCCGAGAGGCACGGTGTACCTTCGTATGCAGGAATCCTTTTTTTTGACACGGTTTTCTTCGTTTATGCAGCATTTTGGGAAGGAATATCCAGAAGTGAAATTGCGGATTTCTTCAGGATTTCATCAGGATATATTGGATCAAGTGCTTGAACATGCAATTGATTTTGGAATCTTGCCCCGTGATCCAAAGCGGAATGATATTGTATTCTATCCTTTGGTTGAAGAGAAATTGATATTTATCGCATCCAATACCTTGATGATGGACGTAGAGACTGAAGGAGTTTCCCGATTAAACAAGGAAATATTGATCAGTTTCGGAAGCATATGTTTATACCATACACATGCCAGTAAGGCACTGAAGGAGGCGGGAATTCAGGTGAAGGATGCAATTGAACTCCCGAGTCTGGAAATGATTAAACAATCCGTTGCATGCGGGATTGGTTTTGCTTTGGTTCCGGAAGTTGCGGTGCAACATGAACTCGACGCAGGCACTTTTAAAGTACTTCCTTTATGTCCAGAAAGCTATTCCATGCATGGATTAATTGTTCATAAGAACAGAGAGTTAAGTCATCCGGCAAGATTAGTAAAGTCAGAATTGATAAAGCCGTCTGCACTCAATACTCGCATGTGA
- a CDS encoding BadF/BadG/BcrA/BcrD ATPase family protein, with the protein MVHEVVIGIDGGGSQTRVMVSDLSGHILSYAKGGASSIHKDSNAHENVQKTIQMALSVAGCSIDQVKGIYAGIAGYESEQDLKWVKRLTDVEGLHCPKWYVNDSVVAHAGAFLGKPGIVVVSGTGSIIFAVTEQGIQLKNNDFHHYAESAARFLSYDTIFEILAGNIQRSDETMVRNIQSYWNVENLDQLRTLAARGFIEDRRERDKKFGEMASIITNAAQEGSRLAQIVCDKAIDQIMVGVEILGSFFQSGLLSVTGIGSVINSPYMKSKFIESLQSGKNKRYRFNNPELSAVSGAVMMALKSLDIPIDFKTIELIRDHPHSTW; encoded by the coding sequence ATGGTTCATGAAGTAGTTATTGGAATTGATGGGGGCGGATCGCAAACGCGAGTCATGGTCAGCGATTTGTCTGGACATATATTGTCCTATGCAAAAGGCGGGGCATCGTCGATCCATAAAGACAGCAACGCCCACGAAAATGTTCAAAAAACCATTCAAATGGCGCTTTCCGTAGCCGGTTGCAGCATCGATCAAGTCAAAGGAATATATGCGGGGATAGCAGGTTACGAGTCCGAGCAAGACTTAAAGTGGGTTAAACGTTTAACTGATGTAGAAGGGTTACATTGTCCGAAATGGTATGTGAACGATTCCGTCGTTGCGCATGCGGGAGCTTTCTTGGGGAAGCCTGGTATCGTGGTTGTGTCAGGTACGGGATCGATCATTTTTGCAGTTACTGAACAAGGGATTCAACTTAAAAATAATGACTTCCATCATTATGCCGAGAGTGCTGCAAGATTTCTTTCATATGATACAATTTTCGAAATACTGGCTGGGAATATTCAACGATCAGATGAGACGATGGTTCGTAATATTCAATCCTATTGGAATGTTGAAAACTTAGATCAACTTCGTACCCTAGCGGCTCGAGGATTTATAGAGGATCGAAGGGAACGAGATAAAAAATTTGGAGAGATGGCCTCAATCATCACGAATGCCGCTCAGGAGGGGAGCCGATTGGCTCAGATCGTATGTGATAAAGCCATCGATCAAATCATGGTTGGAGTGGAGATTCTTGGATCATTCTTCCAATCCGGCCTCCTATCCGTAACGGGTATAGGAAGTGTCATCAATAGTCCTTATATGAAATCTAAATTTATTGAAAGCTTGCAATCCGGTAAAAATAAACGATATCGTTTTAATAATCCCGAGTTATCAGCAGTATCCGGTGCTGTGATGATGGCACTTAAAAGTTTAGACATACCGATTGATTTTAAAACTATTGAATTAATTAGGGACCACCCTCATTCGACATGGTAG
- a CDS encoding helix-turn-helix transcriptional regulator gives MTGIDFHHNFNLFFDGLELPRQNKDRTEHMALHSQRGEGFVRRFVPRFDIDVVVSDFTFRQDCSLPLVTKTAMVELNYCLHGRREITVEGAQYEFVPGSCTLQLMNEVGANFEFIGNEPYLMLGIGIPVSTFHHFMEEGGGGRSTDFTRILGQSPFRVFQETLHPAALIILQRMLGSLQNRSTRNLEIECSVLELLSMAFQSFLTDGSSGMTKLSKSDMQKIREARDIIIERMIDPPTLIELSRLIGMNDFKLKTGFKEMYGTTVFGYLRDKRLEKALLLLQQGNMNVNETSCAVGYSNSSYFSEVFREKYGINPGKLVKQFATSALLTSEQ, from the coding sequence ATGACTGGAATAGATTTTCATCACAATTTCAATCTTTTTTTCGATGGACTCGAACTGCCGCGGCAGAATAAGGATCGCACAGAACACATGGCGCTACATTCGCAAAGAGGAGAGGGGTTCGTTCGCCGTTTCGTCCCACGCTTTGATATCGATGTGGTTGTATCCGATTTTACATTTCGTCAGGATTGTAGCTTGCCTCTTGTCACGAAAACAGCAATGGTTGAGCTTAACTACTGTTTGCATGGAAGAAGAGAGATTACGGTTGAAGGTGCGCAGTATGAGTTTGTTCCGGGAAGTTGTACCCTTCAATTAATGAATGAAGTCGGAGCTAATTTTGAATTTATCGGTAATGAACCTTATCTCATGCTAGGCATAGGTATTCCCGTTTCAACCTTTCATCATTTCATGGAAGAGGGCGGTGGTGGGAGGTCCACTGATTTTACTCGGATACTTGGACAATCGCCGTTTCGTGTTTTCCAGGAAACGCTGCATCCGGCTGCTCTTATTATTCTTCAGCGAATGTTGGGATCTCTTCAAAATCGCAGCACGAGAAATTTAGAAATCGAATGCAGCGTATTGGAGCTATTATCCATGGCCTTTCAATCTTTCCTGACAGACGGTTCTTCTGGGATGACGAAGTTGTCCAAAAGTGATATGCAAAAAATTAGGGAAGCTCGGGACATTATAATAGAACGTATGATAGATCCACCAACGCTGATTGAGCTCTCCCGCTTGATCGGTATGAATGATTTTAAATTAAAGACCGGATTTAAAGAAATGTACGGAACAACCGTATTTGGTTATTTACGAGATAAAAGGCTGGAGAAGGCTTTACTCCTATTACAACAAGGCAATATGAACGTTAACGAGACCTCATGCGCTGTAGGTTATTCCAATTCAAGCTACTTCTCAGAGGTGTTCCGGGAGAAATACGGGATCAATCCCGGTAAGCTCGTCAAGCAGTTTGCTACTTCCGCTCTGCTAACTTCAGAACAATAG
- a CDS encoding ABC transporter substrate-binding protein produces MRGIKIVSLLILVALIGLVAGCGGTNSESSVGEKEKHSHAESKMNSTSSTFPRTIAHLKGETVIEAKPIKIATPYIAFVDYLAVLDEYPIAAQGVDTIRRNFPSLSKRVEGKDIMDLGMEVDLERLLSAQPDLIIAADDMKDQYEKLSQIAPTVIFPQAGDWRDTLQQIAEVIGKEDKAKSVLADFDRKSAEYKQQLASRSEESVMFAMYGGKEQFITWKDGRFDPFYKGLGLKPVEGMISDGPLTLESLAALNPDHLFIINNWQTPIQGGVKEAMKNSKVWNGLNAVKNNHIYELEDPSLPGPMALAKIDGIEEIMKALKK; encoded by the coding sequence ATGCGAGGAATAAAAATAGTTTCGCTCCTCATCCTTGTTGCCCTGATTGGATTGGTGGCAGGTTGCGGAGGAACAAATTCGGAGTCTTCGGTAGGGGAGAAAGAGAAGCACAGCCATGCTGAAAGTAAGATGAATAGCACCTCTTCTACATTTCCAAGAACAATTGCACATTTAAAAGGTGAGACGGTGATTGAAGCAAAGCCAATCAAAATAGCCACGCCATATATTGCCTTTGTCGATTACCTAGCCGTTTTGGATGAATATCCGATTGCCGCACAAGGTGTTGATACGATCAGACGGAATTTTCCAAGTCTCAGCAAGCGTGTAGAAGGGAAAGACATCATGGATCTCGGTATGGAAGTTGACTTGGAGAGATTGCTGTCCGCACAACCAGATTTGATTATTGCCGCAGATGACATGAAGGATCAGTATGAGAAATTAAGCCAAATTGCTCCAACCGTTATATTCCCTCAAGCAGGGGATTGGAGGGATACACTGCAGCAAATCGCTGAAGTGATCGGTAAAGAGGATAAGGCCAAAAGTGTGCTGGCAGATTTTGATCGCAAATCCGCCGAATACAAACAGCAATTGGCGTCCCGCAGCGAGGAATCCGTAATGTTTGCAATGTACGGCGGCAAGGAGCAGTTTATTACGTGGAAGGATGGCAGATTCGATCCCTTCTATAAGGGGCTGGGACTAAAGCCCGTAGAAGGTATGATATCAGATGGACCTTTAACACTGGAAAGTTTGGCCGCGCTCAACCCGGATCATCTGTTCATCATTAACAACTGGCAAACTCCGATTCAGGGTGGTGTCAAGGAGGCTATGAAAAACAGCAAGGTGTGGAATGGCCTCAATGCGGTGAAGAATAATCACATTTACGAACTGGAAGACCCTTCGCTTCCGGGACCGATGGCTCTTGCTAAAATTGATGGTATTGAAGAAATCATGAAGGCTCTGAAGAAATAG
- a CDS encoding ABC transporter ATP-binding protein → MSTSLQFLLRLAGKQRGKLILSCLSSAVSALCTLIPFVIVYQLAEVVLEQPVDFAAVQKLILIALIAILLRFVLMGISTMLAHAAAFHVLYDLRVRLIDKLGKLPLGFFSAQHSGGLKKIIADDVERIESFIAHHLPDLTASVVAPLLTAAYLFTVDWRLAIAALLPIPAAFAVQGLMTARGRRSDDMKRMHDLSENMNGAIVEFVHAMPVIKAFNQTVQSFARYHDSVENYADLWTQIARRKTPLYVLFLLLLESGLLFIMPAGLWLYSHHAINFSVLLLFLLLGVGLTAPLRQISTLSHMMQNNLESVRRIEAVLAEEEQSVPEHSTAHQPQRFDIDFKKVHYSYGKREVLKGVDLNAGHGKVTAFVGPSGAGKSTAAQLIARFFDPANGEITLGGIDLRSIAPEQLMDMVSFVFQDVPVISDTVSANLRMGKNAADDSELIQAAQAAQAHEFIIALPDGYDTQIGDGGIPLSGGERQRLAIARAILKNSPVLILDEAFAFADAENESKIQVALSSLLQGKTVVVIAHRLSTIADADCIVVFDDGHVIGTGTHTELLEHCPLYASMWKAHREAGDWSLEGKEESHV, encoded by the coding sequence ATGTCAACTTCACTTCAATTCTTGCTCCGTCTGGCTGGCAAACAGCGCGGAAAACTGATATTGTCCTGTCTCAGCTCCGCAGTTAGCGCTTTATGTACTTTGATTCCATTTGTAATTGTGTATCAATTAGCAGAAGTAGTTCTTGAACAGCCTGTCGATTTTGCTGCGGTTCAGAAGCTTATACTGATTGCACTGATTGCTATTTTACTTAGGTTTGTGTTGATGGGTATATCAACGATGCTAGCACACGCTGCGGCGTTTCATGTGTTGTATGATTTGCGTGTCCGTCTGATCGACAAGTTGGGAAAGCTGCCACTTGGTTTTTTCAGTGCACAGCATTCCGGGGGACTGAAGAAGATTATCGCAGATGATGTTGAGCGTATCGAATCTTTTATTGCACATCATCTGCCTGATCTGACCGCTTCAGTCGTAGCACCGCTGCTAACGGCGGCATACTTATTCACTGTTGATTGGCGGTTGGCGATTGCTGCGCTACTTCCGATCCCTGCAGCGTTTGCTGTTCAGGGACTGATGACAGCACGCGGTAGACGAAGCGACGATATGAAACGGATGCATGATCTTTCAGAAAACATGAACGGAGCGATCGTAGAATTTGTCCATGCGATGCCGGTCATCAAAGCGTTTAACCAAACGGTACAATCGTTTGCCCGTTATCATGACTCCGTGGAGAATTATGCAGACTTATGGACGCAAATAGCCCGCAGAAAGACACCATTATATGTCTTGTTTCTATTGCTGCTGGAATCGGGGCTGCTATTTATCATGCCTGCAGGACTCTGGTTATATAGTCATCATGCGATTAATTTCTCTGTCTTGCTGCTCTTCCTGCTGCTAGGTGTTGGGCTAACGGCACCACTACGGCAAATTTCAACGCTTAGCCACATGATGCAGAACAATCTGGAAAGTGTTCGTCGCATTGAAGCTGTGCTTGCGGAAGAAGAACAGTCAGTACCTGAACACTCCACGGCACATCAGCCACAGCGGTTTGATATTGATTTCAAAAAGGTCCATTACTCCTACGGCAAGCGGGAGGTATTGAAAGGGGTCGATCTAAACGCGGGGCATGGCAAGGTAACTGCCTTTGTTGGTCCATCCGGAGCGGGTAAATCGACCGCCGCCCAGTTAATCGCCCGTTTCTTCGATCCTGCTAATGGAGAAATAACGCTCGGAGGTATCGATCTTCGTTCCATCGCACCGGAGCAATTGATGGATATGGTGTCGTTTGTATTTCAGGACGTGCCAGTGATTAGTGATACCGTTTCCGCTAATTTGCGGATGGGTAAAAATGCTGCTGACGATTCCGAGCTGATTCAAGCGGCACAAGCAGCTCAGGCTCATGAATTTATCATCGCGCTGCCTGACGGCTACGATACGCAGATAGGCGATGGTGGAATTCCTTTAAGCGGAGGGGAACGCCAGCGACTTGCGATTGCCCGTGCTATTCTGAAGAACTCTCCAGTCCTGATTCTCGATGAAGCTTTTGCTTTTGCCGATGCAGAAAATGAGTCGAAAATACAGGTTGCGTTAAGCAGTCTACTACAGGGTAAGACGGTTGTAGTTATTGCACATAGGCTTTCCACGATTGCAGATGCGGATTGTATTGTCGTCTTTGACGACGGGCATGTCATTGGAACGGGAACCCACACGGAGCTGCTTGAGCACTGCCCTCTGTACGCCAGCATGTGGAAGGCCCACCGGGAAGCCGGAGATTGGTCGCTGGAAGGAAAGGAGGAATCCCATGTTTAA
- a CDS encoding ABC transporter ATP-binding protein: MFKTIRLITGESGKLLSRATWYTVLEIIANAAPAGLLYFILASLFQGEVTLKQILWWSAWLVGMFALQALFASRGQIEAQSSGASIMKDVRLRLGEHLRKLPMGYFSRRDQGDISHTLLANVDEVEMILTHLFNQVIGSIILPVVSALFLLFIDWRLALAVLVSVPLALPLLFWSQSLMSKRSKKRQEAAAAVNSRLLEYVQTIRLIKAHNQTGQRFSRLDNAMARLRDDSIRVEVITSPVVMLFSIILELGFVFLLFIGSFLLAGGVLDTSVFLIFLVVSMKFYQPLRSAGTALTQMRYMASAGERIRELFAESALPEPEHPQRPSSFDIELEDVHFSYGDKEILNGIQFQVPESNLVALVGPSGAGKSTIAGLVSRFWDVTGGAVKIGGIDVRAMLSDELLAMVSTVQQQPYLFNETIAANIRKGRPDATTEEVIEAAKAAHCHDFIINLPQGYDTVAGEGGAALSGGEKQRISIARAILKDAPIVILDEATASLDPENEVHLQRAISKLAYSKTVLVIAHRLKTIQAADRILVVDQGRIVEAGRHEELLSMGGIYHRLWQEQQRLGGWKIKAQQVSEV, translated from the coding sequence ATGTTTAAAACCATCCGTTTAATTACAGGAGAGTCTGGCAAATTATTATCTCGGGCTACCTGGTATACCGTGCTTGAAATTATTGCTAACGCAGCTCCCGCCGGTCTTTTATATTTTATTCTGGCATCCTTGTTTCAAGGTGAGGTAACGCTAAAACAAATTCTTTGGTGGTCGGCATGGTTGGTCGGGATGTTTGCCCTCCAGGCGCTATTTGCCAGTCGTGGACAGATTGAGGCTCAAAGCAGCGGAGCTTCCATTATGAAAGATGTCCGTCTGCGTCTAGGTGAGCATCTGAGGAAGCTGCCCATGGGCTATTTTTCCCGGCGGGACCAAGGCGATATCAGCCATACCTTACTGGCTAATGTGGATGAAGTAGAAATGATATTGACTCATCTCTTTAATCAAGTCATTGGTTCGATTATCCTGCCAGTCGTCAGTGCGCTATTTTTGCTGTTCATTGATTGGCGGCTGGCTCTTGCCGTGCTCGTATCCGTACCGCTGGCGCTTCCTCTCTTGTTCTGGTCACAGAGTCTGATGAGCAAGAGGAGCAAGAAGCGGCAGGAAGCGGCAGCTGCCGTGAACTCTCGGCTGCTGGAATATGTTCAGACGATCCGGTTGATCAAAGCTCATAATCAGACAGGACAGCGGTTTTCGCGTTTAGACAACGCGATGGCACGGCTTAGAGACGATAGCATCCGGGTCGAAGTGATAACCTCTCCAGTTGTCATGCTGTTCTCCATTATTTTGGAGCTTGGATTTGTGTTTCTACTATTTATTGGTAGTTTCTTATTGGCAGGCGGTGTCCTGGATACGTCCGTATTCCTGATTTTCCTTGTGGTAAGCATGAAGTTTTATCAGCCTTTACGGTCGGCGGGAACAGCGCTGACACAAATGCGATATATGGCTTCTGCTGGAGAGCGTATTCGCGAATTGTTTGCTGAATCCGCACTACCTGAACCGGAGCATCCACAGCGTCCTTCCTCGTTCGATATCGAGTTAGAGGACGTGCATTTTTCTTATGGAGACAAGGAGATTTTGAACGGGATTCAATTTCAGGTTCCCGAAAGCAATTTGGTCGCTTTGGTCGGACCTTCTGGTGCGGGAAAGTCGACGATTGCCGGTTTGGTTTCGCGTTTTTGGGACGTAACGGGAGGTGCTGTGAAGATTGGAGGCATCGATGTAAGAGCTATGTTAAGCGATGAACTTCTGGCCATGGTAAGCACGGTTCAGCAGCAGCCCTATCTATTTAATGAAACGATCGCAGCCAATATCCGAAAGGGCAGACCGGATGCTACGACTGAAGAGGTAATTGAAGCAGCCAAAGCAGCGCATTGTCACGATTTTATCATAAATTTACCCCAAGGATACGACACCGTTGCCGGGGAGGGTGGGGCAGCGCTATCCGGCGGAGAGAAGCAGCGTATTTCAATAGCTCGGGCTATTCTCAAGGATGCTCCTATCGTCATTCTCGACGAAGCCACCGCTTCCCTTGATCCGGAAAATGAAGTGCATTTACAAAGAGCGATCAGCAAGCTGGCTTATAGTAAAACGGTGCTAGTCATCGCTCATCGCTTAAAAACAATCCAGGCGGCAGACCGGATTCTAGTTGTAGATCAGGGAAGGATTGTGGAAGCAGGCAGACATGAGGAACTTTTGTCCATGGGCGGTATATACCACAGATTGTGGCAAGAGCAGCAGAGACTAGGGGGATGGAAGATCAAGGCACAACAAGTTTCTGAAGTATAA
- a CDS encoding M23/M56 family metallopeptidase has product MDWNSVTFYLNQAFSWTLHNSIQACFLVFLILLCKQLGKERLPVRWHYAVWFLLIWKLVVPWSSDSSLSLFNWLPTPSLGSIQEAHLLTASGSFQPTEEAYPHNSIPHRDTYLSTEAGFSWFSVLSLIWIVGVIILAVTTIYTTYRFLSRVKDDSTVQDQTILRSLSQCKQQMGVTTPIPLRMSHRMTSPALMGIWRPQIWLPASILENLDEQELRHILLHELAHWKRRDIGVNSIISMLLIVNWFNPLLWYAASRMRQDQEMACDALVLTYLKETEVPLYGHTMIKMLELYAEPKKISITAGFSSSKKHVKRRIIMISRFKKRAYTWTASGIIVVLALGVFTLTDAQKVLGKELTFVTPVAGDIRSTPDQKGINIINNLNTPAKAAAAGKVLKAEYNTTLGNHVIIVHEDGYQTVYSHLEKLEVTAGATVTQGQLIGLLGSTGRSTGPHLNFQILKNGTPIDPMQFLVTETTKE; this is encoded by the coding sequence GTGGATTGGAATTCAGTAACGTTTTATCTCAATCAAGCATTTTCGTGGACACTGCATAACTCCATACAGGCCTGCTTTCTCGTCTTCCTGATCTTGCTCTGCAAGCAGCTTGGCAAAGAACGTCTGCCCGTCAGATGGCACTACGCCGTATGGTTCCTTCTCATATGGAAACTGGTAGTTCCGTGGTCGTCCGATAGCTCTCTTAGTTTGTTCAACTGGCTACCCACGCCGTCTTTGGGTAGCATCCAGGAAGCTCACCTGCTAACGGCATCTGGTTCTTTTCAGCCTACTGAAGAGGCCTATCCGCATAATTCCATCCCCCACCGAGATACATACCTTTCTACTGAAGCGGGCTTTTCATGGTTCAGCGTCCTTTCGCTCATCTGGATCGTCGGGGTCATTATTCTTGCTGTCACTACGATTTACACCACATACAGATTTCTTTCTCGGGTAAAAGACGATTCGACTGTTCAGGATCAAACTATTTTGCGATCTCTTTCCCAGTGCAAGCAGCAGATGGGCGTCACCACACCCATACCTTTGCGGATGAGTCACCGAATGACGAGCCCTGCTTTAATGGGGATATGGCGACCGCAAATCTGGCTTCCTGCAAGCATTTTGGAAAACCTCGACGAGCAAGAGCTACGGCACATTTTATTGCATGAGCTAGCGCATTGGAAAAGACGAGATATTGGCGTGAACAGTATCATAAGTATGCTCCTGATTGTAAACTGGTTTAACCCGCTGTTATGGTACGCCGCTTCCCGCATGCGCCAGGATCAGGAAATGGCTTGTGATGCTTTGGTCCTTACTTATTTGAAGGAAACGGAAGTACCGCTCTACGGCCACACCATGATCAAAATGCTCGAACTATACGCAGAGCCAAAAAAGATAAGCATCACAGCCGGATTTTCCAGCTCCAAAAAACATGTAAAAAGGAGAATCATAATGATTAGTAGGTTCAAAAAACGGGCTTACACGTGGACGGCATCCGGTATCATTGTCGTCTTGGCTTTAGGTGTTTTCACTCTTACCGATGCACAAAAAGTACTAGGTAAAGAACTCACCTTCGTCACACCAGTGGCAGGTGACATCCGTAGCACGCCTGATCAAAAGGGAATCAACATCATTAACAATTTGAATACGCCTGCAAAAGCAGCCGCAGCTGGCAAAGTGCTCAAGGCGGAATACAATACCACATTGGGCAACCACGTCATTATCGTGCATGAAGACGGATATCAAACCGTTTATTCTCACTTGGAAAAGCTGGAGGTTACCGCTGGAGCTACTGTTACCCAAGGTCAGCTCATCGGTCTGTTAGGTAGTACTGGGCGAAGCACGGGACCGCACCTGAATTTCCAGATTCTCAAAAACGGCACGCCGATCGATCCGATGCAGTTTTTGGTAACCGAAACAACAAAAGAGTAG
- a CDS encoding BlaI/MecI/CopY family transcriptional regulator, which yields MDEQPRISDAEWEIMKVIWTKSPATASDVILALRDHKTWKDKTVKTLLNRLLQKGILTFEQINRVYYYSPARSEEECKRTERQSFLQRVYGGALKPMLVHYLQEEQLSSQEIDELKKILSEKEK from the coding sequence GTGGACGAGCAACCACGAATCTCAGATGCGGAGTGGGAGATTATGAAGGTAATCTGGACAAAATCACCTGCTACTGCATCAGATGTCATTCTTGCGCTACGAGACCACAAGACGTGGAAAGACAAGACGGTCAAAACCTTACTCAACCGACTTTTACAAAAGGGAATTCTCACGTTTGAACAGATCAACCGAGTCTATTATTACTCTCCTGCACGAAGTGAAGAGGAATGCAAACGTACAGAACGCCAATCCTTTTTGCAACGCGTGTATGGTGGCGCACTAAAGCCGATGCTGGTTCACTATTTACAAGAAGAACAGCTCTCCTCCCAAGAGATTGATGAGTTGAAGAAAATCCTTTCCGAAAAGGAGAAATAA